The genomic stretch GGCGTGGCAGGCCTCCTCCGGCGGGTGCGGGTGGCGGCGGCAGTCCGCAAGGAGCTGCTCGAAGCGGGCCAGGTCCAGCTCGAGCCCGACCCGGTTCAGGCCGATGGTGGAGCGGTCCGCGGCGATCCAGCCGCCGCCGAGCGACTTGCCGAGCGCCGACAGGGTGCGGCGCAGCGCGCCGCGAGCGTGCGCGGTGTCCTGGTCCGGCCAGAACAGCCCGGCGAGCACGTCGCGGCTGTGCCGCTCGCCGGTGACAGCGAGGTAGGCCAGGAGCGCGACCGCCTTGCGCGTGTCGGGCGAGACCGGCGCGCCGTCCAGCTCGACCCGGAGCGGCCCGAGCGTGGCGACCCGCAGCATGGTCATCGGCCGGCTCCTTCCGCTCTCAGGCTGATCCCGCGCCGGGCTGATCCCGCTCCCGGGCTCCCTTCCGCTCCCGGGCTGATCCTGCTCCCGGGCTCCTTCCGCTCCCGGGCTGATCCCGCTCCCGGGCTCCCTTCCGCTCCCGGGCTGATCCCGCGCGCCGGGCTTCCGGGCACGCCTCGAGGATGTCACGCTCGCCGTAACGATAGCGGGACGCTGGCCCGCTACAACCTGCATGGAGGCGGTGAGATGACGATGCGATCGAGCGGCTGGACCCGGCTGGCGCGGCGGGCCGCGTCGGCGACCCCAGTGCCGGCGCCGGCGGCCGGGACGCCGCAGGCGGCCACCGACCTGAGCATCGCGCCGAACGACCCCTTGCTCGCGTACTTCCAGACGGCCGGCGGCGCGGTCGACCTGGAGACGCTGGAGCTGGACTCGGCGGCCCTGACGGCGCTGCGCGGCGAGGGGACCCGGCTGGTCATCCCCCTGATCAGCCAGGGCGAGCTGATCGGGCTGCTGAAGCTCGGCCCGCGCCGCAGCGAGCAGGACTATTCCCACGACGACCGCAAGCTGCTCGACGACCTGGCCGCGCACGCGGCCCCGGCGGTGCGCGTCGCGCAGCTCGTGCGCCAGCAGCAGGCGGAGGTCCGCGAGCGCGAGCGGATCGCGCAGGAGCTGCGGGTGGCGCAGCTCATCCAGCAGCAGTTCCTGCCGCACGAGCTGCCCCACCTGGCCGGCTGGCACGTCGCCGCCTTCTATCGGCCCGCCCGCGAGGTCGGCGGCGACTTCTACGATTTCGTCAACCTGCCCGGCGGGCAGGTCGGGATCGTCATCGGCGACGTCACCGACAAGGGCGTGCCCGCCGCGCTGGTGATGGCGACGACCCATTCGATCCTGCGGGCCGAGGCGCCCCGCCTGCTCGCCCCCTCGGACCTGCTGGAGCAGGTCAACGACCTGTTGGTGGCTGACATGCCCGCGCACATGTTCGTCACCTGCCTGTACGCGGTGCTCGACCCGGCCAGCGGCCTGCTGCGCTTCGCCAACGCCGGGCACAACCTGCCGTACGTGCGCGGCGACGGCGGCGTGACCGAGCTGCGCGCGATCGGCATGCCGCTCGGGCTGCTCCCGGGGATGCGCTACGAGGAGCGCGAGGTGGTGCTGGCGCCGGGCGACGCGCTGTTGCTGCACTCCGACGGGCTGGCCGAGGCGCACGGGCCCGGACGAGAGATGTTCGGTTTCCCGCGGCTCGCCAAGCTGGTCGGCGAGCGTCCCGGCGGGGAGGAGCTGATCGACCACCTGCTCGGCGAGCTGGCCCGGTTCACCGGACCGGACTGGGAGCAGGAGGACGACATCACCCTGGTCACGCTGCAGCGCTCCGGCGGCGCCGGCAGCGCCGCGCTGCTCGGCGCCGCCGCCGCGGAGCCCGGCGACGCACGGGTCCTTGCCGAGTTCGCCGTGGCGAGCGAGCCTGGCAACGAGCGCCTCGCGATCGAGCGGGTCGCCGCCGCGGCCGCCGGCCTGAACCTGCCCGGCCCGCGGCTGGAGCGCCTCAAGACCGCCGTGGCCGAGGCGACGATGAACGCCATCGAGCACGGCAACGGCAGCCGGCCCGAGGTGCCTGTCGAGGTCCGCGTGCTCGCCTCCCCGACCGAGCTGCGGGTGCACGTCACCGACCAGGGCGGCGCCACGGGCCTGCCGGAGCCGGCCCAGCCCGACCTGGACGCCAAGCTCGCAGGCGTGCAGGACCCGCGCGGCTGGGGGCTGTTCCTGATCCGCAACATGGTGGACGACCTGCGCACCGCGAGCGACGGGCCGCGCCACACGGTCGAGCTCGTCCTGCGCCTGGCAAGCGCCGACCAGCAGGAGGTGCCAGATGGGCCGAGCTGAGCTGCGGGCGGCCGTGCGCCGCCACGGCGGTACGGAGGTCATCGACCTGACGGGCGACATCGACCGCGACGCCGACGCCGTCCTCCAGCGCGCCTACGACGAGGCCAGCGGCGCCGGCACCGGCCCGGTGCTGCTGAACTTCGCCGGGGTCGGCTACATCAACTCGACCGGCATCGCGGTGATCCTGGGCGTGCTCGCGCGCGCCCGCAAGGAGCGCCGGCCGCTCGTCGCCAGCGGCCTGAGCGAGCACTACCAGCAGATCTTCCAGATCACCCGGCTCTCCGACTTCATCGCGATCTACCCCGACGAGGACAGCGCCGTGGGCGGCGCGACCACAGGCGACGCGGACGGCGTCCGCACGGCACGAGGAGGACACCGATGAGCCCTGGAACCGTCACCCTCGAGGTGCGCGAGGCCGACGAGCACGTCAGCGTGATCGACATCCGCGGCGACGTCACCACCGCCAGCGAGCACGCCCTCAGCGACGCGTACGCCAAGGCGAGCGGACCGACGACCAGGGCAGTCGTGCTGAACTTCAGCGGGCTGGAGTACATGAACTCGGGCGGCATCGGCATGCTGGTGACCCTGCTGGTGCGCGCCAACCGCCAGCGCCAGCGCCTGCTGGCCTACGGCCTGAGCGACCACTACCGGCAGATCTTCGAGCTGACCCGCCTGGACGAGGCGATCGGCACCCACGACAGCGAGGCGGCGGCGCTCGCCGCCGCCGGCCGCTGACCGGGGTCCGGGGCTCGCGCAGCAGGTGGTAGCCCCGGCTGAGCACGAGAGGAGCGCGCCATGACCATCCCACCCGCGGCCGACGGCGAGGCGGCAGTGCCGACCCCGCGCGACGCCGCCTACTGGGCGAAGAACGTCTCGACCCTACGCCTCGGCGAGGTGCCGGCCGAGGCCTTCAACCTGAACGTCACCGGCAAGCGGGTGGTCGGCCCCGTGCAGGGCTTCGGGCGGATGTGGCAGAAGACCTACCGCGTCGAGCTGCCCGGCGTCGACCTGTCACCCGCCGAGGTCGTCGCCGCGTGGAAGAGCGCCTTCG from Actinomycetes bacterium encodes the following:
- a CDS encoding SpoIIE family protein phosphatase — its product is MTMRSSGWTRLARRAASATPVPAPAAGTPQAATDLSIAPNDPLLAYFQTAGGAVDLETLELDSAALTALRGEGTRLVIPLISQGELIGLLKLGPRRSEQDYSHDDRKLLDDLAAHAAPAVRVAQLVRQQQAEVRERERIAQELRVAQLIQQQFLPHELPHLAGWHVAAFYRPAREVGGDFYDFVNLPGGQVGIVIGDVTDKGVPAALVMATTHSILRAEAPRLLAPSDLLEQVNDLLVADMPAHMFVTCLYAVLDPASGLLRFANAGHNLPYVRGDGGVTELRAIGMPLGLLPGMRYEEREVVLAPGDALLLHSDGLAEAHGPGREMFGFPRLAKLVGERPGGEELIDHLLGELARFTGPDWEQEDDITLVTLQRSGGAGSAALLGAAAAEPGDARVLAEFAVASEPGNERLAIERVAAAAAGLNLPGPRLERLKTAVAEATMNAIEHGNGSRPEVPVEVRVLASPTELRVHVTDQGGATGLPEPAQPDLDAKLAGVQDPRGWGLFLIRNMVDDLRTASDGPRHTVELVLRLASADQQEVPDGPS
- a CDS encoding STAS domain-containing protein, coding for MGRAELRAAVRRHGGTEVIDLTGDIDRDADAVLQRAYDEASGAGTGPVLLNFAGVGYINSTGIAVILGVLARARKERRPLVASGLSEHYQQIFQITRLSDFIAIYPDEDSAVGGATTGDADGVRTARGGHR
- a CDS encoding STAS domain-containing protein, with protein sequence MSPGTVTLEVREADEHVSVIDIRGDVTTASEHALSDAYAKASGPTTRAVVLNFSGLEYMNSGGIGMLVTLLVRANRQRQRLLAYGLSDHYRQIFELTRLDEAIGTHDSEAAALAAAGR